The Palaemon carinicauda isolate YSFRI2023 chromosome 43, ASM3689809v2, whole genome shotgun sequence genome window below encodes:
- the LOC137633846 gene encoding glutamic acid-rich protein-like, which produces MTWREREQQEQERLKEQLRNGENKLKAEKQVKEKMKAEKTSDHQGREKESVKKDIQENEQPKNEDTKKESKKETDNKEEDKQENVLKAEANAASGNTLDMDIILDCCQEIEKYRPERSS; this is translated from the coding sequence ATGACTTGGAGAGAGAGGGAGCAACAGGAACAAGAAAGGCTGAAGGAACAATTGAGAAACGGAGAAAACAAACTAAAAGCCGAGAAACAGGTGAAAGAAAAGATGAAAGCTGAGAAGACTTCTGATCATCAAGGAAGGGAAAAGGAGTCCGTTAAAAAAGACATTCAAGAGAACGAACAGCCGAAGAATGAAGACACGAAGAAAGAGAGTAAGAAGGAAACGGATAATAAAGAGGAAGATAAGCAGGAAAATGTATTAAAGgctgaagcgaacgcagcctcCGGAAACACTCTTGACATGGACATCATATTGGACTGTTGCCAAGAAATTGAGAAATATCGTCCAGAACGCAGCAGCTGA